The following nucleotide sequence is from Flavimarina sp. Hel_I_48.
GCCACTACCCTACATAGATCGCTATTTTTAAAAGGATTGGGCCGCTTTTTTGTTGGTCTGGTCTCTTTATTGCTTTGCCTGATCGCCATTTCCGGTATTTTATTGCTGGCACAGCGGCAAGGTGGGTTCAAACAATTCTTTTCTAAAGTAAGGGATCGCAATTTTGCCCAGCGCTACCATGTCATTTTGAGCCGGTGGTTTATCCTGCCCATTATTATTATCGCTACCACAGGCGTTTATCTTTCCGCGGAAAAATTCTCCCTGCTTCCCGATACAAAAACAGTCAAAACACAGATAAAATCACCTGATTTTAAGGTGATTTATGATCATATTTCGGATATTCCGCTGTTTCAGGAACTCAAACTTGCCGATGTACGTAAAGTGGATTTCCCATTTTCTACAGATCCCGAAGAATATTACAACATTGCCCTGGAAGATCAGGAAATTGAGGTAAATCAGCAAACAGGGGCAGTAATAAGCCGTAGAGATTACCCATTTGTGACCTTAGCTACCCGCTTTAGCTTGCTTACCCATACCGGTACGGGAAGTGTTTTATGGTCGGTAATACTTTTGCTCAGTAGTTTATCCATTTTATTCTTTATGTATTCTGGTTTTGCGATCAGTCTGAAAAATCGAAAAAAGGGCTTTTCCATAAAAAAAATGCCGCCTAAAGAAGATTGTGAATATATCATTCTGGTGGGTTCAGAAATGGGAACCACTTTTACCTTTGCGCACCAACTTTACAACGCACTGAGCGCTTGTGGCAAAAAGACTTTTCTGGCACCGCTCAATGCATATACCACATTTAAAAATGCCAAAAAAATATTTATACTTACCGCTACATACGGTAAAGGCGATGCTACCACAAATGCCCGAAAATTCACCCAATTATTACCTAAAATCGCCCAAAATCAGGTAGATTTTGCCGTTTTGGGCTTTGGTTCTACCCAATATCCCGACTATTGTAAATTTGCCGTTGACATTGACTATTTATTGCAACAGCAGCCTTCCTTTAAGCAATGTTTGAAACTGCATAAAATCAATGAGCAATCTGCTGAAAGCTTTCAATCCTGGGTTCACGCGCTGGCTGATGTGCTTGGCATCCCTTTGCAGATTAAGCATCAAAAAACAGCAAAAAAGGTCGAAAAACAACGACACTTCGAAGTAATACGCCGTAGTGAACTTAATGTGGATGACACTTTTCTGCTTTGGCTAAAGCCGAAAAAGAAAGCCAAATATCAATCTGGGGATTTGCTTGCGATTGTTCCGCCAGGACAGCAGCTTGCAAGGCAATATTCTATCGCTAAAGTGGACAAAAATATAGTGCTCAGCGTCAAAAAGCACGAACAGGGAATTTGTTCGCCTTATCTGAGCAGTTTATGGAAGGGTGACAAATTAAAAGCTAGCATTCAGCAGAATATACATTTCCATTTACCAAAAAATAACTCCCCGGTATTTATGGTTGCAAACGGTACGGGAATCGCCCCTTTTTTAGGAATGCTTAGCAGCCGGAAAAATCGAAATAGTATATTACTCTGGGGAACCCGTACAAAATCGTCTTCAGAACTTTATAGAACACTTCTGGAAAAACACCTCGCAACTAACAAAAACCTGACCTTTGAAAAATGCTATTCCCGAGAAGGTAACAAAACTTATGTTCAGGACCTGGTTTTACAAAATCAAGAAAGATTGATAACTACGTTTGAAAAGGGTGGCACGCTCATGCTTTGTGGATCATTAGCCATGCAGCGCGATGTACTATCAACTGTAGAGCAACTATTGCAAAAAGCCAATAAACCTGCCCTATCCTACTACGAAGAAAAAGATCAGGTAAAACTGGATTGTTACTGATTAAGTCCTTCTTTATCAAACCTATTATCTGGCTATTTAAATTAATTATAAATAATTTCACATATCTATTTGTATTTAGTCTAAATAAGGTTATTTTTGCCTAAAATTCATTTAATGCCGCGAATAATACTCTTATTTCTAATTTTAATTTCTGGGATAGCTCATGCGCAGTATGATATTCAGGGCATTGTAAAAGACCAGAATGGCTATGTGGTAACTGGTGCGGAAATCATAGTATCTAAATCTGGTTTGAAGAAGAGCACATTCTCAAATGCTTCTGGTACTTATATTCATAAAGATATGAGTTCCGGAACTTATGTAGTCCAAATAAATAAAGACGACTATATAGAATATCAACAGGTAATCGTGACCGATGATCATGTCAACTTTGATATTCTCATCAATGATCTTTCTGATTATGAACTCGGCGATGTGGTTATTCAAATTGAATCCATCAAGTCTGAAATTGAAAAAAAAGGATTTGCCGTAAATGTTATAGAAACCGAAGCAGCTTCCTATCAAAACTTACAGACTAATGAACTGCTTAACCGATCGGTGGGAGTAAAAGTGCGGCAAAATGGGGGCATGGGCTCTTCGGTAGATTATAATTTAAATGGACTATCTGGAAATTCGATCAAGATGTTTATAGACGGAATTCCTATTTCCACTTATGGTTCTTCCTTTGACCTCAACAGTATCAACCCTGCGATGATTG
It contains:
- a CDS encoding PepSY domain-containing protein, with the translated sequence MTRSLWRYSHFILALTSSLFLLIATLTGAILAVEPIAHQAKGYAASNLEEVPLAQTLRILKENYEEVFTLEVEPSGFVKTSVLNANFESLDLYIDPLTGESLGKVAPRSSIYQFATTLHRSLFLKGLGRFFVGLVSLLLCLIAISGILLLAQRQGGFKQFFSKVRDRNFAQRYHVILSRWFILPIIIIATTGVYLSAEKFSLLPDTKTVKTQIKSPDFKVIYDHISDIPLFQELKLADVRKVDFPFSTDPEEYYNIALEDQEIEVNQQTGAVISRRDYPFVTLATRFSLLTHTGTGSVLWSVILLLSSLSILFFMYSGFAISLKNRKKGFSIKKMPPKEDCEYIILVGSEMGTTFTFAHQLYNALSACGKKTFLAPLNAYTTFKNAKKIFILTATYGKGDATTNARKFTQLLPKIAQNQVDFAVLGFGSTQYPDYCKFAVDIDYLLQQQPSFKQCLKLHKINEQSAESFQSWVHALADVLGIPLQIKHQKTAKKVEKQRHFEVIRRSELNVDDTFLLWLKPKKKAKYQSGDLLAIVPPGQQLARQYSIAKVDKNIVLSVKKHEQGICSPYLSSLWKGDKLKASIQQNIHFHLPKNNSPVFMVANGTGIAPFLGMLSSRKNRNSILLWGTRTKSSSELYRTLLEKHLATNKNLTFEKCYSREGNKTYVQDLVLQNQERLITTFEKGGTLMLCGSLAMQRDVLSTVEQLLQKANKPALSYYEEKDQVKLDCY